CGCAAGCCCCGGGACGACCGCCGACGGCGGCGGGACGTCCTCGTGCAGGTGCTTGTAGAGCACCACGGCGGGGGAGTCCCCGTCATGCGGCTTCTCGCCGGTGAGCATCTCGTACAGGACGACACCGCAGGCGTACACGTCGACCCGGGCGTCCGCGGTGCCGGGCTGCTCTATCTGTTCGGGCGCGAGATAGGAGACGGTGCCGAGCACGGCGCCGGTCGTGCTGGTCACGGTGTCCACGGACCGCACGAGGCCGAAGTCGGCGACCTTGACCCGCCCGTCGTCCCCTATCAGGACGTTCTCCGGCTTCATGTCCCGGTGCACGAACCCGGCGCGGTGCGCGGCGCCGAGCGCGGCGAGCACCGGTTCCAGGATGTCGAGGGCGGCCCGGGGCTGGAGCGCCCCGCGGTCACGCAGGACGTCGCGCAGGGTGCAGCCGGCGACGTACTCCATGGCGAGATAGACGTACGACCCGTCGGTGCCCTGGTCGAAGACCTGCACCACATTGGGGTGCGCGAGCCGGGCGACGGACTTCGCCTCCCGGATGAACCGCTCGACGAACGCCCCGTCGACCGCCAGCGCGGGGTGCATCACCTTGAGCGCGAGCACGCGGTCCAGGCGGGTGTCCAGGGCCCGGTAGACCGTGGCCATCCCGCCGACCGCGATCCGCGCGTCCACGCGATACCGGCCGTCGAGCACCTGCCCGACCAATGGGTCCTGAAGGGTCGTATCCACGCAGGTGAGTGTACGAGCCGACACCGACAGCCCCGCCCGTTCGGGCTGGATCGGGGCGGGACTGCAGCTGAGCTGTGACGGATGCCTCACCGGCCGAAGGGCTTCGTCGAACGGACGTTCAGAACGCGGGGCGCTCCGGGTCCAGCCGCGCCATGCCCTCGACCGGCGACGACGCCTCGGCGAAGTGCCGCCTCGGGATCCGTCCCGCGAGCCGTGCCAGCCGCCCCGCCTCCACCGCGTGCCGCATCGCATCCGCCATCAGCACCGGCTCCTGCGCCCGCGTCACCGCCGAGGCGAGCATCACGCCCGCGCACCCCAGCTCCATCGCGAGCGCCGCGTCCGACGCCGTACCGGCACCCGCGTCCAGGATCACCGGCACCTGCGCGTGCTCCACGATCAGCTGGAAGTTGTGCGGGTTGCGGATGCCGAGCCCGGACCCGATCGGGGAGCCCAGCGGCATGATCGCGGCGCAGCCGGCGTCCTGGAGCTTGCGCGCCAGCACCGGGTCGTCGTTCGTGTACGGCAGCACCGTGAAACCGTCGTCCACCAGTGT
The DNA window shown above is from Streptomyces chartreusis and carries:
- a CDS encoding thiazole synthase; the encoded protein is MADDPFVIGGTSFTSRLIMGTGGAPSLDVLERALVASGTELTTVAMRRVDASVHGSVLSVLEKLGIRVLPNTAGCFTAGEAVLTARLAREALGTDLIKLEVIADERTLLPDPIELLDAAETLVDDGFTVLPYTNDDPVLARKLQDAGCAAIMPLGSPIGSGLGIRNPHNFQLIVEHAQVPVILDAGAGTASDAALAMELGCAGVMLASAVTRAQEPVLMADAMRHAVEAGRLARLAGRIPRRHFAEASSPVEGMARLDPERPAF